Proteins encoded together in one Mus caroli chromosome 4, CAROLI_EIJ_v1.1, whole genome shotgun sequence window:
- the Dmac1 gene encoding distal membrane-arm assembly complex protein 1 encodes MGSSFSTSTEISTRAPTAASTAVPANPPAKSAVPASPAPDPELKTCWSCRVLSGSALFGAGTYVYLVARRPLKQGIPPGPGTVLQMVVGISIACWGVVVLVDPKGKSHPVI; translated from the exons ATGGGATCCTCTTTTTCGACGAGTACCGAGATTTCCACTCGTGCCCCCACAGCTGCTTCCACAGCGGTTCCCGCGAACCCACCTGCGAAATCCGCCGTGCCGGCCTCCCCCGCCCCGGACCCTGAGTTAAAAACCTGCTGGAGTTGTCGCGTGCTGTCGGGCTCTGCACTCTTCGGGGCAGGCACCTACGTCTACTTGGTGGCCAGGCGGCCCCTGAAGCAAGGAATCCCACCTGGCCCAGGCACTGTTCTGCAGATGGTCGTCGGCATCA gtattgCCTGTTGGGGTGTAGTTGTTCTGGTAGACCCCAAAGGGAAGAGCCACCCAGTTATTTGA